A segment of the Armatimonadota bacterium genome:
GTCCATGGCCCGGCGCGGCGGAGGTGTCATTATCAACGTCGCCTCCATCCTGGGCGTCGTGGGCCGTCAGCACAATGCCGCCTACGCCGCCAGCAAAGGGGGCATCGTAGCGCTGACCCGTACCCTGGCGGTGGAGTGGGCTCCCCTGGGGATCAGGGTGAACGCCATAGCCCCGGGGCTGGTGTGGACGCCCATGACCGCTGACCTCCGCCAGGATCCCGTGGTCTACGCTGACGTACTGCGCCGGATCCCCGTAGGCCGGTTCGCCACCCCCGAGGAGATTGCTCCGACCGTGGTCTTCCTGGCGTCCGATGACGCGCGGTATGTCACCGGGGAGGTATTCGTGGTAGACGGCGGGTACACCGCCCAGTAGCCGGAAGGAGAGAGGAGATGGCACGCCGGAGGGTCACCGTGACGCAACCTTTGCGGCACCGGCGTATGCGAGCGGAGGTCGACGGTCCACCCTGAACTGGTGGGCAACCGCAGGGTGCTGAAGTCTTTGACCAAAGGAGGCAGCATATGTTCGCACAGGTGCTGCACCGCTGGGGAGGAGCGCTCTCCTATGAGGAGGTTCCGGTGCCTGTTCCGGCTCCCGGGGAGGCGCTAGTGAGGGTGGAGGCGTGCGGCGTGGGGCTGACGGTCCTGAACTACATGCGCGGTGATCTCCGGCAGCCCGGGCCGGGGCTGCCCCGCATCCCCGGGCACGAGATCGTGGGCCGGGTAGAAGCCCTGGGCGACGGTACCACCGGGCTCGATCCTGGGGATCGAGTGATGGCCTACTTCTATCTAACATGCGGGCATTGCGATTTCTGCCGGCTGGCGCATGA
Coding sequences within it:
- a CDS encoding SDR family oxidoreductase, which codes for MKRALVTGAGGGIGQAIVRALLDAGYRVIATDRDADALRSLQGVVTPQETSVLDVADVSSIAACFARVEPVDVLVNCAGVQIRRPALEVTPEQWDHIHAVNLRGLFFCSQAAAQSMARRGGGVIINVASILGVVGRQHNAAYAASKGGIVALTRTLAVEWAPLGIRVNAIAPGLVWTPMTADLRQDPVVYADVLRRIPVGRFATPEEIAPTVVFLASDDARYVTGEVFVVDGGYTAQ